Proteins co-encoded in one Lynx canadensis isolate LIC74 chromosome C1, mLynCan4.pri.v2, whole genome shotgun sequence genomic window:
- the HNRNPA3 gene encoding heterogeneous nuclear ribonucleoprotein A3 isoform X3 — MEGHDPKEPEQLRKLFIGGLSFETTDDSLREHFEKWGTLTDCVVMRDPQTKRSRGFGFVTYSCVEEVDAAMCARPHKVDGRVVEPKRAVSREDSVKPGAHLTVKKIFVGGIKEDTEEYNLRDYFEKYGKIETIEVMEDRQSGKKRGFAFVTFDDHDTVDKIVVQKYHTINGHNCEVKKALSKQEMQSAGSQRGRGGGSGNFMGRGGNFGGGGNFGRGGNFGGRGGYGGGGGGSRGSYGGGDGGYNGFGGDGGNYGGGPGYSSRGGYGGGGPGYGNQGGGYGGGGGGYDGYNEGGNFGGGNYGGGGNYNDFGNYSGQQQSNYGPMKGGSFGGRSSGSPYGGGYGSGGGSGGYGSRRF; from the exons ATGGAG GGCCATGATCCAAAGGAACCAGAGCAGTTGAGAAAACTGTTTATTGGTGGTTTGAGCTTTGAAACTACAGATGATAGTTTaagagaacattttgaaaaatggggCACACTTACAGATTGTGTG GTGATGAGAGACCCCCAAACAAAACGTTCCAGGGGTTTTGGTTTTGTGACTTACTCTTGTGTGGAGGAGGTGGATGCAGCAATGTGTGCTCGACCACACAAGGTTGATGGGCGTGTAGTGGAACCAAAGAGAGCTGTTTCTAGAGAG GATTCTGTAAAGCCTGGTGCCCATCTAACTGTGAAGAAAATTTTTGTCGGTGGtattaaagaagatacagaagaatATAATTTGAGAGACTACTTTGAAAAGTATGGCAAGATTGAAACCATAGAAGTTATGGAGGACAGGCAGAGTGGAAAAAAGAGAGGATTTGCTTTTGTAACTTTTGATGATCATGATACAGTTGATAAAATTGTTG ttcagAAATACCACACTATTAATGGGCATAATTGTGAAGTGAAAAAGGCCCTTTCTAAACAAGAAATGCAGTCTGCTGGATCGCAAAGAG GTCGTGGAGGTGGATCTGGCAACTTTATGGGTCGTGGAGGAAACTTTGGAGGTGGTGGTAACTTTGGCCGCGGTGGAAACTTTGGTGGAAGAG GAGGCtatggtggtggaggtggtggcagCAGAGGTAGTTATGGAGGAGGTGATGGTGGATATAATGGATTTGGAGGTGATG gtggaaACTATGGTGGTGGTCCTGGTTATAGTAGTAGAGGAGGCTATGGTGGCGGTGGACCAGGATATGGAAACCAAGGAGGTGGATATGGTGGCGGTGGTGGAGGATATGATGGTTACAATGAAGGAGGAAATTTTGGAGGTG GTAACTATGGTGGTGGTGGGAACTATAATGATTTTGGAAATTATAGTGGACAACAGCAATCAAATTATGGACCCATGAAAGGGGGCAGTTTTGGTGGAAGAAGCTCGGGCAGTCCCTATGGTG GTGGTTATGGATCTGGTGGTGGAAGTGGTGGATATGGTAGCAGAAGGTTCtaa
- the HNRNPA3 gene encoding heterogeneous nuclear ribonucleoprotein A3 isoform X1, producing the protein MEVKPPPGRPQPDSGRRRRRRGEEGHDPKEPEQLRKLFIGGLSFETTDDSLREHFEKWGTLTDCVVMRDPQTKRSRGFGFVTYSCVEEVDAAMCARPHKVDGRVVEPKRAVSREDSVKPGAHLTVKKIFVGGIKEDTEEYNLRDYFEKYGKIETIEVMEDRQSGKKRGFAFVTFDDHDTVDKIVVQKYHTINGHNCEVKKALSKQEMQSAGSQRGRGGGSGNFMGRGGNFGGGGNFGRGGNFGGRGGYGGGGGGSRGSYGGGDGGYNGFGGDGGNYGGGPGYSSRGGYGGGGPGYGNQGGGYGGGGGGYDGYNEGGNFGGGNYGGGGNYNDFGNYSGQQQSNYGPMKGGSFGGRSSGSPYGGGYGSGGGSGGYGSRRF; encoded by the exons ATGGAGGTAAAACCGCCGCCCGGTCGCCCCCAGCCCGACTCCggccgtcgccgccgccgccggggggAGGAG GGCCATGATCCAAAGGAACCAGAGCAGTTGAGAAAACTGTTTATTGGTGGTTTGAGCTTTGAAACTACAGATGATAGTTTaagagaacattttgaaaaatggggCACACTTACAGATTGTGTG GTGATGAGAGACCCCCAAACAAAACGTTCCAGGGGTTTTGGTTTTGTGACTTACTCTTGTGTGGAGGAGGTGGATGCAGCAATGTGTGCTCGACCACACAAGGTTGATGGGCGTGTAGTGGAACCAAAGAGAGCTGTTTCTAGAGAG GATTCTGTAAAGCCTGGTGCCCATCTAACTGTGAAGAAAATTTTTGTCGGTGGtattaaagaagatacagaagaatATAATTTGAGAGACTACTTTGAAAAGTATGGCAAGATTGAAACCATAGAAGTTATGGAGGACAGGCAGAGTGGAAAAAAGAGAGGATTTGCTTTTGTAACTTTTGATGATCATGATACAGTTGATAAAATTGTTG ttcagAAATACCACACTATTAATGGGCATAATTGTGAAGTGAAAAAGGCCCTTTCTAAACAAGAAATGCAGTCTGCTGGATCGCAAAGAG GTCGTGGAGGTGGATCTGGCAACTTTATGGGTCGTGGAGGAAACTTTGGAGGTGGTGGTAACTTTGGCCGCGGTGGAAACTTTGGTGGAAGAG GAGGCtatggtggtggaggtggtggcagCAGAGGTAGTTATGGAGGAGGTGATGGTGGATATAATGGATTTGGAGGTGATG gtggaaACTATGGTGGTGGTCCTGGTTATAGTAGTAGAGGAGGCTATGGTGGCGGTGGACCAGGATATGGAAACCAAGGAGGTGGATATGGTGGCGGTGGTGGAGGATATGATGGTTACAATGAAGGAGGAAATTTTGGAGGTG GTAACTATGGTGGTGGTGGGAACTATAATGATTTTGGAAATTATAGTGGACAACAGCAATCAAATTATGGACCCATGAAAGGGGGCAGTTTTGGTGGAAGAAGCTCGGGCAGTCCCTATGGTG GTGGTTATGGATCTGGTGGTGGAAGTGGTGGATATGGTAGCAGAAGGTTCtaa
- the HNRNPA3 gene encoding heterogeneous nuclear ribonucleoprotein A3 isoform X2, with amino-acid sequence MEVKPPPGRPQPDSGRRRRRRGEEGHDPKEPEQLRKLFIGGLSFETTDDSLREHFEKWGTLTDCVVMRDPQTKRSRGFGFVTYSCVEEVDAAMCARPHKVDGRVVEPKRAVSREDSVKPGAHLTVKKIFVGGIKEDTEEYNLRDYFEKYGKIETIEVMEDRQSGKKRGFAFVTFDDHDTVDKIVVQKYHTINGHNCEVKKALSKQEMQSAGSQRGRGGGSGNFMGRGGNFGGGGNFGRGGNFGGRGGYGGGGGGSRGSYGGGDGGYNGFGGDGGNYGGGPGYSSRGGYGGGGPGYGNQGGGYGGGGGGYDGYNEGGNFGGNYGGGGNYNDFGNYSGQQQSNYGPMKGGSFGGRSSGSPYGGGYGSGGGSGGYGSRRF; translated from the exons ATGGAGGTAAAACCGCCGCCCGGTCGCCCCCAGCCCGACTCCggccgtcgccgccgccgccggggggAGGAG GGCCATGATCCAAAGGAACCAGAGCAGTTGAGAAAACTGTTTATTGGTGGTTTGAGCTTTGAAACTACAGATGATAGTTTaagagaacattttgaaaaatggggCACACTTACAGATTGTGTG GTGATGAGAGACCCCCAAACAAAACGTTCCAGGGGTTTTGGTTTTGTGACTTACTCTTGTGTGGAGGAGGTGGATGCAGCAATGTGTGCTCGACCACACAAGGTTGATGGGCGTGTAGTGGAACCAAAGAGAGCTGTTTCTAGAGAG GATTCTGTAAAGCCTGGTGCCCATCTAACTGTGAAGAAAATTTTTGTCGGTGGtattaaagaagatacagaagaatATAATTTGAGAGACTACTTTGAAAAGTATGGCAAGATTGAAACCATAGAAGTTATGGAGGACAGGCAGAGTGGAAAAAAGAGAGGATTTGCTTTTGTAACTTTTGATGATCATGATACAGTTGATAAAATTGTTG ttcagAAATACCACACTATTAATGGGCATAATTGTGAAGTGAAAAAGGCCCTTTCTAAACAAGAAATGCAGTCTGCTGGATCGCAAAGAG GTCGTGGAGGTGGATCTGGCAACTTTATGGGTCGTGGAGGAAACTTTGGAGGTGGTGGTAACTTTGGCCGCGGTGGAAACTTTGGTGGAAGAG GAGGCtatggtggtggaggtggtggcagCAGAGGTAGTTATGGAGGAGGTGATGGTGGATATAATGGATTTGGAGGTGATG gtggaaACTATGGTGGTGGTCCTGGTTATAGTAGTAGAGGAGGCTATGGTGGCGGTGGACCAGGATATGGAAACCAAGGAGGTGGATATGGTGGCGGTGGTGGAGGATATGATGGTTACAATGAAGGAGGAAATTTTGGAG GTAACTATGGTGGTGGTGGGAACTATAATGATTTTGGAAATTATAGTGGACAACAGCAATCAAATTATGGACCCATGAAAGGGGGCAGTTTTGGTGGAAGAAGCTCGGGCAGTCCCTATGGTG GTGGTTATGGATCTGGTGGTGGAAGTGGTGGATATGGTAGCAGAAGGTTCtaa